The following proteins are encoded in a genomic region of Bacteroidales bacterium:
- the metG gene encoding methionine--tRNA ligase, with translation MKDPKRYLVTSALPYANGPLHIGHIAGAYLPADIYVRYLRLKEKDVAFICGSDEHGVPITLRARKEGVSPQKIVDKYHAINKKAFQDLGIEFDIYHRTSDPLHHQTASDIFLTLYEKGEFIEKEEEQYYDEQEQQFLADRYIVGTCPTCNYENAYGDQCEQCGTSLSPKELIKPVSALSGNKPQLKKTRHWYLPLDRYQEEWLEKWVDSHQDDWKANVYGQCKSWLNQKLQPRAVTRDLEWGVPVPIEGTEGKVLYVWFDAPIGYISATKAWAEENGKDWEQYWKDEDTSLIHFIGKDNIVFHCLIFPSMLNAHGEYILPDNVPANEFLNLEGGKLSTSRNWAVWVNEFVEDFPDKIDVLRYTLAANFPEQKDNDFTWNDFQSRNNNELVAVMGNFVNRALVLTKKYFNKKVPECSELTDYDRDILSKAATIKEDLENRIENFKFREAVKIAVDMARLGNKYLADTEPWSLYEKDPDRVQTVLNVSLQITASLSIIIEPFLPFTAERLRNLLNISKLNWELAGKLDILSVGHELNKPKHLFQKIDDETVNRQVEKLKEARRKKDQEAQAIQSGKENVSFEDFSKLDIRVGEILEAEKVPKTKKLMQLKIDTGLDQRTVVAGIAEQFNPEDVKGKQISIAVNLEPKKIKGIQSQGMILMAEDSEGNLNFLSPGNKTQVGAVVK, from the coding sequence ATGAAAGATCCCAAAAGATATCTTGTAACGTCCGCTCTGCCTTATGCCAACGGACCTTTACATATCGGCCATATTGCAGGAGCCTATTTGCCTGCTGATATATATGTGCGCTATCTGCGGCTAAAGGAAAAGGATGTTGCCTTCATCTGTGGCTCGGATGAACATGGAGTGCCCATTACATTAAGGGCCAGAAAAGAAGGTGTCTCCCCTCAGAAGATAGTGGACAAATACCATGCAATCAATAAAAAGGCATTTCAGGATCTGGGTATTGAGTTTGATATCTATCACCGAACTTCAGATCCTCTGCATCATCAAACTGCTTCAGATATTTTTCTCACCTTATATGAAAAAGGGGAGTTTATCGAGAAAGAAGAGGAACAGTATTACGACGAGCAAGAGCAGCAATTTCTTGCTGATCGCTATATTGTAGGTACCTGCCCCACATGTAATTATGAAAATGCTTACGGAGATCAGTGTGAGCAGTGCGGTACCAGCTTGAGTCCTAAAGAGCTGATCAAGCCGGTTTCAGCGCTTTCGGGCAATAAACCCCAGTTGAAGAAAACCAGGCATTGGTATCTTCCTCTGGACAGATATCAGGAGGAATGGCTTGAAAAGTGGGTGGACAGCCATCAGGATGACTGGAAGGCCAATGTTTATGGCCAGTGTAAATCGTGGCTCAATCAGAAATTACAGCCCCGGGCTGTAACAAGAGACCTGGAATGGGGTGTACCGGTGCCCATTGAAGGTACTGAAGGCAAGGTACTGTATGTATGGTTTGATGCTCCTATTGGATATATTTCGGCTACAAAGGCCTGGGCTGAAGAAAATGGAAAAGACTGGGAGCAATATTGGAAGGATGAAGATACCAGCCTGATACATTTTATCGGTAAAGACAATATTGTGTTCCATTGCCTTATATTTCCATCCATGCTGAATGCTCACGGTGAGTACATTTTACCGGACAATGTGCCTGCCAATGAATTCCTCAATCTTGAAGGCGGTAAATTATCCACCTCGCGGAACTGGGCGGTATGGGTGAACGAATTTGTAGAAGATTTTCCCGATAAGATCGATGTCCTCCGCTATACGTTGGCAGCCAATTTTCCTGAGCAGAAAGACAATGACTTCACCTGGAATGATTTTCAGAGCCGCAACAACAACGAGCTGGTTGCTGTGATGGGCAACTTCGTAAACCGGGCATTGGTGTTGACCAAAAAATATTTTAATAAAAAAGTTCCTGAATGCAGTGAACTTACTGACTACGACCGGGATATTCTTTCGAAGGCTGCTACCATTAAAGAAGATCTGGAAAATCGCATAGAAAATTTCAAGTTTCGTGAGGCAGTGAAGATCGCTGTGGATATGGCCCGTCTGGGGAACAAATATCTTGCTGATACGGAGCCATGGAGCCTTTATGAAAAGGATCCCGATAGGGTCCAGACCGTCCTGAATGTCTCCCTGCAGATTACGGCCAGCCTGTCTATCATTATTGAACCGTTTTTACCGTTTACCGCCGAAAGGTTAAGAAATTTGCTGAATATTAGTAAGCTGAACTGGGAGCTTGCCGGTAAGCTGGACATTCTGAGCGTGGGACATGAATTGAATAAGCCCAAACATCTGTTTCAGAAAATAGACGATGAGACCGTTAACAGGCAGGTAGAAAAACTTAAAGAAGCCAGGAGAAAGAAAGATCAGGAAGCCCAAGCCATTCAGTCGGGTAAGGAAAATGTCAGCTTTGAGGACTTTTCTAAATTGGATATTCGTGTGGGAGAGATTCTGGAAGCAGAAAAGGTTCCAAAAACCAAAAAGCTGATGCAGTTAAAGATTGATACCGGTCTGGATCAGCGGACCGTGGTTGCAGGAATTGCAGAGCAGTTTAATCCTGAGGATGTAAAAGGCAAACAAATAAGTATTGCAGTAAACCTGGAACCGAAAAAGATAAAAGGCATTCAGAGCCAGGGGATGATATTGATGGCAGAGGATTCGGAAGGCAACCTGAACTTCCTTTCTCCCGGAAATAAAACCCAGGTAGGGGCGGTGGTTAAATGA